From a region of the Arachis ipaensis cultivar K30076 chromosome B09, Araip1.1, whole genome shotgun sequence genome:
- the LOC107615660 gene encoding uncharacterized protein LOC107615660, with translation MEKMMKHQELANKNHEASLRNLEKQIGQLSKQAVTERPTNTLPSDTISNPKEECKAIQLRSGRTLVNDKSPAEKETNNKPEENDKLEINIPLTEALEQMPLYAKFIKELINKKKSWNEKETVILTQECSALVQEGIPPKLKDPESFYLPCTIGNTAIDKALCDLCSSINLMPLSMMRRLSIEVKPTQMSLELVDRSLVVSDGVIENLLVRVGKFIFPADFVILDLGEEENDSLIVGRPFLVTTRAIIDVEQRELTLRVNDEKITLNVFQEV, from the exons atggagaaaatgatgaaacaTCAAGAGCTAGCCAACAAGAACCATGAGGCTTCATTGAGGAACTTGGAAAAGCAGATTGGTCAATTATCAAAGCAAGCAGTGACTGAGAGGCCAACCAATACATTGCCAAGTGACACCATTTCCAAccccaaggaagaatgcaaggccattcaactaaggagtggaagaacTTTGGTAAATGACAAGAGTCCAGCTGAGAAAGAAACTAACAACAAGCCTGAGGAAAATGAC AAACTGGAAATTAATATTCCACTTACTGAAGCTCTagaacaaatgcctctatatgcaaaattcaTCAAAGAGCTCATCAACAAGAAAAAGAGCTGGAATGAGAAAGAGACAGTAATCCTCACCCAGGAATGCAGTGCATTGGTCCAAGAAGgcatcccaccaaagctcaaagacccTGAGAGTTTCTActtaccttgcaccattggtaATACAGCCATTGACAAGGCACTGTGTGATTTGTGCTCCAGTATTAACCTCATGCCTCTGTCTATGATGAGAAGGCTATCTATAGAAGTGAAGCCTACACAGATGTCATTGGAGCTAGTGGATAGATCTCTGGTAGTTTCTGATGGGGTGATTGAAAATCTCTTGGTTAGAGTGGGAAAATTTATATTTCCTGCAGATTTTGTAATCCTGGACTTAGGAGAAGAGGAGAATGACTCTCTGATagtaggaagacctttcctggtcACAACAAGAGCCATTATTGATGTGGAACAAAGAGAATTGACTCTGAGGGTAAATGACGAGAAGATCACTTTGAATGTCTTCCAAGAAGTATAG